A genomic window from Lasioglossum baleicum chromosome 7, iyLasBale1, whole genome shotgun sequence includes:
- the Gls gene encoding glutaminase isoform X3 produces MKENSLSIVVPCVTVDEKDSADSKALVPINIPDDYSIRSKVACSIWLEKKGYKSKRMLARFLSTRDQDQATNAEDVLFDMFKNEETDLLPVGKFLAALRTTGLRNDDPRLQEFSDNLRKEHLKTGGHEGVSHETQKLNREQFRRVINPNIVLISRAFRHQFIIPDWSGFTKHIEDFYWKCKSNSEGKVASYIPQLARMNPDYWGVSVCTIDGQRFSIGDTSIPFTLQSCSKPLTYAIALDRLSQEVVHQYVGQEPSGRNFNELVLDYNKKPHNPMINAGAILVCSLLKSLIKPEMTLAEKFDFTMNYFKRLAGGENLGFNNAVFLSEREAADRNYALGFYMREHNCYPDKTNLREIMDFYFQCCAMEANCDTMAVMGATLANGGICPITEEKVLKPDSVRDVLSLMHSCGMYDYSGQFAFKVGIPAKSGVSGSLLVVIPNVMGICTWSPPLDPLGNSCRGVQFCEELVTEFNFHSTYYDHRYDNLKHATNKKDPRRHKYETKGLSIVNLLFSAASGDVTALRRHRLSGMDMTLSDYDGRTALHLAASEGHIDCVEFLIEQCAVPDSPKDRWGKRPIDEAETFGHMQVVEYLNNYAVMRKSDLENAEEQTTNENPDPRKTVETTARTPLP; encoded by the exons ATGAAGGAAAATAGTTTAAGCATCGTTGTGCCTTGCGTCACGGTGGATGAGAAAGATTCGGCGGATAGCAAAGCGTTAGTGCCGATCAACATCCCCGATGATTACTCGATCCGATCGAAGGTCGCGTGCTCCATCTGGCTCGAGAAGAAAGGTTACAAGTCTAAGAGGATGCTGGCGCGATTCCTTAG TACGAGAGACCAGGATCAAGCGACAAACGCCGAGGATGTATTGTTCGACATGTTTAAAAACGAAGAAACCGACCTGCTACCGGTTGGCAAGTTCTTGGCC GCCTTGAGGACGACCGGTTTGCGAAACGACGACCCCAGGCTTCAAGAATTCTCAGACAATTTGCGAAAAGAACACTTGAAGACGGGAGGTCACGAGGGCGTTTCTCACGAGACGCAGAAATTGAATAGAGAACAATTCCGCAG GGTCATCAACCCGAATATAGTGTTGATCTCGAGAGCGTTCAGGCATCAGTTCATCATACCGGACTGGTCGGGTTTCACGAAACACATCGAGGACTTCTATTGGAAGTGCAAATCGAACTCGGAGGGCAAGGTCGCCTCCTATATACCTCAACTGGCTAGAATGAATCCGGATTACTGGGGTGTCTCAGTCTGCACGATCGATGGACAGAGGTTCAGTATCGGCGACACGTCGATTCCGTTCACCCTGCAGAGCTGCAGCAAACCGTTGACTTACGCGATAGCCTTGGACAGGTTAAGCCAGGAAGTTGTCCATCAGTATGTCGGCCAGGAACCGTCCGGCAGGAATTTCAACGAGCTCGTGCTAGATTATAACA AGAAGCCTCATAATCCTATGATCAACGCCGGCGCGATATTGGTCTGCTCCCTGCTGAAGTCGTTGATCAAGCCTGAGATGACGCTCGCGGAGAAGTTCGACTTCACGATGAACTATTTCAAGAGGCTGGCAGGAGGCGAGAATTTGGGCTTCAACAATGCTGTCTTTTTATCAGAGAGGGAGGCCGCCGACAGAAACTATGCGCTTGGCTTTTACATGAGGGAGCACAATTGCTACCCGGACAAGACGAACTTGCGAGAAATAATGGACTTCTATTTTCAA TGTTGCGCCATGGAAGCGAATTGTGACACGATGGCGGTTATGGGAGCCACCCTCGCCAATGGTGGTATATGTCCCATCACCGAGGAGAAAGTCTTGAAGCCTGACAGCGTTCGAGATGTCCTCAGTCTGATGCACAGCTGCGGCATGTACGATTACAGTGGACAGTTTGCGTTCAAG GTCGGGATACCAGCGAAATCCGGAGTGTCGGGAAGTCTTCTGGTGGTCATCCCGAACGTGATGGGAATCTGCACGTGGTCTCCACCTCTGGATCCTCTTGGCAATTCGTGCAGAGGCGTGCAATTTTGCGAGGAACTCGTCACCGAGTTCAATTTCCACAG CACCTACTATGATCACAGGTATGACAACCTAAAACACGCGACAAACAAAAAGGATCCCAGGAGGCACAAGTACGAGACCAAAGGACTCTCCATTGTGAATCTGCTGTTCAGCGCGGCTAGCGGCGATGTCACCGCGTTGAGAAG GCATCGATTAAGCGGCATGGACATGACACTATCGGATTACGACGGTAGGACAGCCCTGCATTTAGCAGCTAGCGAAGGCCATATCGACTGCGTTGAATTTCTGATCGAACAGTGTGCAGTACCCGACAGTCCTAAGGACAG ATGGGGAAAGCGGCCGATAGACGAGGCAGAAACGTTCGGCCATATGCAAGTGGTGGAATACCTGAATAATTACGCGGTGATGCGCAAATCGGATTTGGAAAACGCGGAAGAGCAGACGACTAACGAGAACCCTGACCCGAGGAAAACCGTGGAAACCACGGCTCGAACTCCGCTACCTTAA